In a genomic window of Magnolia sinica isolate HGM2019 chromosome 14, MsV1, whole genome shotgun sequence:
- the LOC131225508 gene encoding WRKY transcription factor 22-like, whose protein sequence is MGEVPATKSDSKSSKESKTDNQASGRRKVAEKIVVRVRIGGNVRIQKGEGPPSDMWSWRKYGQKPIKGSPYPRGYYRCSTSKGCSAKKQVERCRTDGSTLIITYTSTHNHPGPTDPTQQRHQDQPIKNIPTTNPNQPIISEEDFNENFHFQSPIISSPGINQEDPLTTLEVAHNPMTLLFDEQPNIITFSPRKSEENDFFDELEELPISSSFSSLVRRSFFDERILV, encoded by the exons ATGGGTGAAGTTCCTGCTACAAAATCAGATTCCAAGTCTTCAAAGGAGTCCAAAACAGATAATCAAGCCTCCGGGAGAAG GAAAGTGGCTGAGAAGATTGTGGTGAGAGTTAGGATTGGTGGAAATGTTAGGATACAAAAGGGAGAAGGCCCACCTTCTGATATGTGGTCATGGAGGAAATATGGGCAAAAGCCCATCAAAGGATCTCCTTATCCAAG GGGCTACTACAGGTGCAGTACTTCGAAGGGCTGTTCAGCCAAAAAGCAAGTAGAGAGATGTAGAACAGATGGTTCAACGCTCATCATCACCTACACCTCCACCCACAACCATCCAGGTCCAACTGACCCCACACAACAACGCCACCAAGACCAACCAATCAAAAACATCCCCACCACAAACCCAAATCAACCCATCATAAGTGAAGAAGATTTCAATGAAAATTTCCACTTCCAATCACCCATCATCAGCTCACCAGGCATCAACCAAGAAGACCCACTAACAACACTGGAAGTGGCCCACAACCCCATGACCCTCCTTTTTGATGAACAACCCAACATCATCACCTTCTCACCACGTAAGTCAGAAGAAAATGATTTCTTCGATGAGCTTGAAGAGCTACCCATTTCTTCATCTTTCTCAAGCCTGGTGAGAAGAAGCTTCTTTGATGAAAGGATCCTAGTTTAG
- the LOC131225314 gene encoding uncharacterized protein LOC131225314, with amino-acid sequence MEGLRSCGFDGSSAVTKKRRSNTSRRPRPDSQTFVDGQDISPSSSTPPSDNVSKVSSDENTAYNTSFRRKEMNLNASSSRGEGETFARKIRKDDGGFGDLSKFYDNSSARDRSLTMHEKGRNVLDFKRCSEGALAPANWKSSSNSKDSGSSNGTGDGRDSSPHENKLRKVKLKLGGVTRTIHAKSTLDSATGGSSTKPFHSDASRQRRKLIFQDNSDDAHSPPDQTNGLQGIPWKNFSRGSFTLTLKDSRSKMPEKSGTLKQLNNSLGMLPSEPVRKSKRVPKRRVLDDDANGDDEIRYLERLKTAKIGVAEYDDDGLLHSKKRKNSKNSRNRLLNDEYDDDVEECGISLLGKKKPRLEGESEDTDYIDEEEELGSDVGSDSNKRKKQKKESLDSLTDVKKEISLTSRQRALQSGKDVSTGANAGSVEFPNGLPPPPPRKQKEKLSEVEQQLKKAEAAQRRRMQVEKAARESEAEAIRKILGQDSNRKKREDKLRKRRDEMKQEKAANAVMLASSTVRWVMGPTGTVVTFPKEVGLPSIFDSKPCSYPPPREKCAGPLCTNAYKYRDSKSKLPLCSLQCYRAVHAMMHPVTTC; translated from the exons ATGGAGGGTTTGAGAAGCTGTGGATTCGATGGTTCAAGTGCTGTGACAAAGAAGCGGAGGAGTAATACATCCAGGCGACCTCGGCCTGACTCACAGACCTTTGTGGATGGTCAAGATATTTCgccttcatcatccacaccaccTTCAGATAATGTTAGCAAGGTTTCCAGTGATGAAAATACAGCCTATAACACCAGCTTTCGAAGGAAGGAGATGAATCTTAATGCATCTTCTTCAAGGGGTGAAGGTGAAACTTTCGCTAGAAAGATTAGGAAGGATGATGGGGGATTTGGAGATTTATCTAAGTTCTATGACAACAGTAGTGCAAGAGACAGATCGTTGACAATGCACGAGAAGGGACGAAATGTATTGGATTTTAAACGGTGTAGTGAAGGCGCCCTTGCGCCTGCTAATTGGAAAAGCTCGAGCAACTCTAAGGATAGCGGCAGTAGCAATGGAACAGGAGATGGGAGGGATTCTTCACCACATGAAAACAAGCTTAGAAAAGTGAAGCTCAAGCTTGGGGGAGTAACACGGACAATACATGCAAAATCAACATTGGATAGTGCCACTGGTGGTTCTTCTACAAAACCTTTTCACTCAGATGCCTCTCGGCAGAGGCGGAAGCTAATTTTTCAG GACAATTCGGATGATGCCCACTCTCCACCAGATCAAACAAATGGCTTGCAAGGAATCCCTTGGAAAAATTTCTCAAGAGGTAGTTTTACTCTCACGTTGAAGGATTCGAGAAGCAAAATGCCAGAAAAAAGTGGAACTCTAAAGCAGCTCAACAATTCTCTTGGCATGCTCCCTTCTGAGCCAGTTCGCAAGAGCAAGAGGGTCCCCAAGAGGCGTGTTCTAGATGATGATGCCAATGGAGATGATGAAATTCGATATCTTGAGAGACTCAAAACTGCTAAGATTGGTGTAGCCGAGTATGACGATGATGGGCTACTGCATAGCAAGAAacggaaaaattcaaaaaattctagAAATAGACTATTGAATGATGAGTACGATGATGATGTTGAAGAGTGCGGCATATCACTACTGGGCAAGAAGAAACCAAGACTGGAGGGAGAATCTGAAGATACAGATTACATTGACGAAGAGGAAGAACTAGGGTCGGATGTGGGATCTGATTCTAATAAGAGGAAGAAGCAGAAGAAGGAATCTCTTGATTCTTTGACTGATGTTAAGAAGGAAATCTCTCTTACATCGCGTCAACGGGCCCTCCAGTCGGGCAAAGATGTATCCACTGGAGCCAATGCCGGTTCAGTCGAGTTCCCAAATGGGTTACCCCCTCCTCCCCCAAGAA AGCAAAAGGAGAAGCTTTCTGAAGTGGAGCAGCAGCTGAAGAAAGCTGAGGCTGCTCAAAGACGGAGAATGCAAGTTGAAAAGGCAGCTAGGGAATCTGAG GCCGAGGCAATCAGGAAAATACTTGGTCAAGATTCCAATAGGAAGAAGCGAGAAGATAAGCTGCGCAAGCGGCGTGATGAAATGAAACAG GAGAAGGCTGCCAATGCTGTGATGCTTGCATCAAGCACTGTTAGATGGGTCATGGGCCCAACTGGCACAGTTGTCACATTTCCCAAAGAAGTTGGCCTGCCCAGCATATTTGACTCTAAGCCATGCAG TTACCCTCCTCCTCGGGAGAAATGTGCCGGACCATTGTGCACAAATGCATACAAGTACCGTGATTCCAAATCGAAACTCCCGCTATGCAGCCTCCAGTGCTATCGAGCAGTACATGCAATGATGCATCCAGTAACAACCTGCTGA